A part of Desulfobacter sp. genomic DNA contains:
- a CDS encoding HlyD family type I secretion periplasmic adaptor subunit — protein MRKPRYSSRDIEFMNSLNGAVLEKSPVKMTLLLYIIAGFVTACIVWANFAQIDEMTRGFGRVIPSYKIQVIQNLEGGIVKEIRVNEGDRVKKGQVLVVIDDTGAGSSFEENNIRIIGLKAASARLNAEASGRPFKVDKAMAAEYPEIVIEEKKLYLANQKKIRAEENVLAQRLRQKKISLSKAKQSIKQLKLSQKMIQREMELTEPLFKKNLVSELEFLQVKQKVVDNQRELLAETNAVSSSKAEIAEVEEQIRDLKAEFALNAQAELSRTVAEIERLQRGRVALEDRVRRTHVRSPVNGTVKQLLINTQGGVVTPGMDILEIVPTDDKLLVEAKVRPSDIAFLYPGQKAVLKITAYDFAIYGSLEGKVVHISADTILDPAHQEEFYLVNIKTDKNYLGTEDNKKEIIVGMTVQADIVTGKKTVLQYIMKPILRAKYNAFREK, from the coding sequence ATGAGAAAACCAAGGTACTCTTCCCGGGATATCGAATTCATGAACAGCCTCAACGGGGCGGTGCTGGAAAAAAGCCCGGTCAAAATGACCCTGTTGCTGTATATTATTGCCGGTTTTGTGACGGCCTGCATTGTATGGGCCAATTTTGCCCAGATCGACGAGATGACCCGGGGATTCGGCAGGGTGATTCCCTCCTACAAAATTCAGGTCATCCAGAACCTTGAAGGGGGCATCGTCAAGGAGATCCGGGTCAATGAGGGGGACAGGGTAAAAAAAGGACAGGTGCTGGTGGTCATTGACGATACCGGTGCGGGCAGCTCCTTTGAGGAGAATAATATCCGGATTATAGGACTGAAAGCGGCCAGTGCCCGGCTGAACGCCGAGGCCTCGGGCCGGCCTTTCAAGGTGGATAAGGCAATGGCCGCCGAATACCCGGAAATCGTCATTGAGGAAAAGAAACTCTACCTGGCCAACCAAAAGAAAATAAGGGCAGAGGAAAATGTTCTGGCCCAGCGGCTCCGCCAGAAGAAGATCAGCCTGTCTAAGGCCAAACAGAGCATAAAACAGTTGAAACTGAGCCAAAAGATGATCCAGAGGGAGATGGAACTGACCGAACCCCTGTTTAAAAAAAATCTGGTGTCGGAACTCGAATTCCTCCAGGTGAAACAGAAGGTTGTGGACAACCAGCGTGAACTTCTGGCAGAGACCAATGCCGTATCTTCATCCAAGGCCGAGATTGCCGAAGTTGAGGAACAGATCCGGGACCTCAAGGCGGAATTCGCCCTCAACGCCCAGGCGGAGCTGAGCCGCACCGTGGCCGAGATCGAACGGCTCCAGCGGGGGCGGGTGGCCCTGGAAGACCGGGTGAGGCGGACCCATGTGCGTTCCCCGGTCAACGGTACGGTCAAGCAATTGCTCATCAATACCCAGGGCGGTGTGGTGACCCCGGGGATGGATATCCTTGAAATCGTTCCCACCGATGACAAGCTTCTGGTGGAAGCCAAGGTGCGGCCTTCTGATATCGCCTTTCTCTATCCGGGCCAGAAAGCCGTGCTTAAAATCACGGCCTATGATTTTGCCATTTACGGCAGCCTTGAAGGGAAGGTGGTCCACATCAGTGCGGACACCATTCTGGACCCGGCCCACCAGGAGGAATTCTACCTGGTGAATATCAAGACCGACAAAAATTATCTGGGTACAGAGGACAATAAAAAAGAAATTATTGTGGGGATGACGGTCCAGGCGGATATTGTGACCGGAAAGAAGACGGTGCTGCAATATATCATGAAACCGATTCTCCGCGCCAAATACAACGCATTCAGGGAAAAATAG
- a CDS encoding type I secretion system permease/ATPase — MTEKMTDMDPLLACLATLTKIENQPVSPEALVSGLPFDPRDDKKRLFSIGNSKANFSRAAKNAGFQSGLFKRKLVQIPAVVLPAILLLKDEKACILTAMDHGSGTAEIICPDVDETPTAVEISTLEKEYIGFAFFLKKDYLGKRVEEFSAGERDKKRWFFSTLLRFKAIYINVLVASLFINIFVIAGPMFTMSVYDRVIPHNAVDTLWMLAAGILVVYLFDIILKFLRTYFLEVAAKKSDVILSSVLFEQCMNMKVKDKPNSVGAFANNIKDFDTIRSFLSSSVVTAFIELPFAALFLLVIYTIHPLMVLAPLTAILLSLIYSIVMRGPLKKVIETTQGAVARRNGILVESLSNLETIKAFNAASSVQWFWEESTGDIAQRSIKSRVMSTSLTTIVAFLSQISSVAVVVLGVFLIKKGELSMGGLIAVNILSGRSIAPMSQVVSLVSTFQQMAASLRYLTELMQLDVERPEHKLFVRRPVFKGDIEFKGVGFSYPDETRPALADVNIRIRSGERVGIIGPVGSGKSTLGRLLLNFYEPASGSISVDGIDIKQIDPADLRHNFSYVPQDVTLFSGTARENIVFKAPHAGDADVIRAAAIGLVNSFSDTHPKGLDMQVGERGGRLSGGQRQCIGISRAFIHAAPIVLLDEPTNAMDYATETRIVKNLAQASRGRTAIVITHKPSMVAIVDRLIVMEGGRVVMDGPKEEVLRQLGGGPKK, encoded by the coding sequence ATGACAGAGAAAATGACGGATATGGACCCTCTGCTGGCCTGCCTGGCCACCCTGACCAAGATTGAGAACCAGCCGGTCAGCCCCGAGGCCCTGGTCAGCGGCCTCCCATTTGACCCCAGGGATGACAAAAAACGCCTTTTTTCCATCGGCAACTCAAAGGCAAATTTTTCCAGGGCCGCCAAGAACGCCGGATTCCAGTCCGGCCTGTTCAAACGGAAACTTGTGCAGATCCCAGCGGTGGTCCTGCCGGCCATTCTTCTTTTAAAGGATGAAAAGGCCTGTATACTGACGGCCATGGACCATGGCAGCGGTACCGCAGAGATCATCTGTCCGGATGTGGACGAGACCCCCACTGCCGTGGAGATATCCACCCTTGAGAAGGAATACATTGGATTTGCCTTTTTTTTGAAGAAAGATTATCTGGGCAAACGGGTTGAGGAATTCTCCGCCGGGGAGCGGGATAAAAAGCGGTGGTTTTTTTCCACCCTGCTTCGCTTCAAGGCGATTTATATCAATGTGCTGGTGGCCAGCCTATTTATCAATATTTTTGTGATTGCCGGCCCCATGTTCACCATGAGCGTCTATGACCGGGTGATCCCCCACAATGCGGTGGATACCCTTTGGATGCTTGCCGCCGGTATCCTTGTGGTCTACCTGTTTGATATCATACTCAAATTCCTGCGGACCTATTTTCTGGAAGTGGCCGCCAAAAAGAGCGATGTTATCCTTTCTTCGGTGCTTTTTGAGCAGTGCATGAATATGAAAGTAAAGGATAAACCCAATTCTGTGGGGGCATTTGCCAACAATATTAAAGATTTCGATACCATTCGCTCCTTTCTGTCTTCATCCGTGGTCACCGCCTTCATTGAACTGCCCTTTGCCGCCCTTTTTCTTCTGGTGATATATACCATCCACCCCCTGATGGTTCTGGCACCGCTGACGGCCATTCTCCTAAGCCTCATTTACAGCATTGTCATGCGGGGACCCCTGAAAAAGGTGATCGAAACCACCCAGGGGGCGGTGGCCCGGCGAAACGGAATCCTGGTGGAGTCTTTGTCCAATCTGGAGACCATAAAGGCCTTTAATGCGGCCAGTTCGGTCCAGTGGTTCTGGGAGGAAAGCACCGGGGATATTGCCCAGCGCAGTATTAAGTCCAGGGTGATGTCCACCTCTCTGACCACCATTGTGGCCTTTTTGTCACAGATTTCATCGGTGGCCGTGGTGGTCCTGGGGGTCTTTCTCATTAAAAAAGGGGAATTGAGCATGGGCGGGCTCATTGCCGTAAATATCCTTTCCGGCCGGAGCATCGCCCCCATGTCCCAGGTGGTCTCTCTGGTCTCCACCTTCCAGCAGATGGCCGCTTCCCTGAGATACCTCACCGAACTGATGCAGCTGGATGTTGAACGGCCCGAACACAAGCTGTTTGTCCGGCGCCCCGTATTCAAGGGGGACATTGAGTTCAAGGGGGTGGGGTTCTCCTACCCGGATGAAACCCGGCCGGCCCTGGCGGATGTGAATATCCGGATCCGTTCCGGGGAGCGGGTGGGGATCATCGGTCCGGTGGGATCGGGCAAATCCACTTTGGGAAGGTTATTGCTGAATTTTTATGAACCGGCGTCGGGCAGCATTTCCGTGGACGGCATTGATATCAAGCAGATTGATCCTGCAGACCTGCGCCATAATTTTTCATATGTGCCCCAGGATGTGACCCTGTTTTCGGGCACGGCAAGGGAGAATATTGTGTTTAAGGCGCCCCATGCCGGTGATGCGGATGTGATCCGGGCGGCAGCCATCGGCCTGGTGAATTCCTTTTCCGATACCCATCCCAAAGGGCTGGACATGCAGGTGGGGGAACGGGGAGGAAGGCTTTCAGGGGGACAGCGCCAGTGCATCGGCATTTCCCGGGCCTTTATCCATGCCGCCCCCATTGTTTTACTGGACGAGCCCACCAATGCCATGGATTACGCCACCGAAACCCGGATTGTGAAGAATCTTGCCCAGGCCAGCCGGGGACGCACCGCCATCGTCATCACCCATAAACCATCAATGGTGGCCATTGTGGACCGGCTCATCGTCATGGAGGGGGGACGGGTGGTCATGGACGGCCCCAAGGAAGAGGTACTCCGGCAATTGGGGGGAGGGCCGAAAAAATGA
- a CDS encoding EAL domain-containing protein: MSLFKQIMMFITALLFLVLIIVFGIHFNASRNFVENDLYQRAKNSVNSLSLSLGDVSDDVYLMETTINAMFDGGHFRKIVLMDADNQVIYKTETQLSIEGVPGSFIRFLNLQSPVAEAVVSNGWNIVGSLQVQAHTGEAVIRMWDIFKDLGLSFCLIWGGCLVVSGIMLKLLLRSLDLIRAQAEAIEENRFIINPHVPFTTEFKKVALQMNKMVGTVQNNYDRSLETIKEAKRLRFRDRVTGLYNKTYFVNRIEAYMSSQEAVSRGEAALVGLDGLVELKGTAGYEISEAFIKEAAEVIETTAAHIDGQVVTRLNHTELGLILPGIGGNEAMEIVVNALAGIWEKIGADTALSDHIRISAGLAAYHYEEGASRIFSKLDYAATQAKNSSRTRPFHFREERDCLMGRQEWKALIRNTLDLDRFVFLCQPVRTGEGPVFHKEIFIAITDELGALKRAGFFMPTATELGLAQEIDRHVIGRMAGLLEESAGDGTVYSINISTDFIGKRSALIWARQFLSGHKHLADRLFFEISESALVRYPEICLDYAGLLRGMGFKLGIDNFTIGDESLAMLQQLTPAYIKSDAACLYDARDPSRSKIALGMLQTMAESLDIRLIGTRIETLDQLEDLKAAGIRYFQGDHVGGIQALEQDAG; the protein is encoded by the coding sequence ATGAGTTTATTCAAGCAGATCATGATGTTTATTACGGCCCTGCTTTTCCTGGTCCTGATTATTGTTTTCGGTATTCATTTCAATGCATCCAGGAATTTTGTGGAAAATGACCTCTATCAGCGTGCCAAGAATTCGGTCAATTCCCTCTCCCTTTCCCTGGGCGATGTCAGCGATGATGTGTATCTGATGGAAACCACGATCAATGCCATGTTCGACGGGGGGCATTTCAGGAAGATCGTGCTCATGGATGCGGATAACCAGGTTATCTATAAAACCGAAACGCAATTGTCCATTGAAGGCGTACCCGGGTCCTTTATCCGGTTTCTTAACCTCCAGTCCCCCGTCGCCGAAGCCGTGGTTTCAAACGGGTGGAATATTGTGGGCAGCCTGCAGGTCCAGGCCCATACCGGTGAGGCCGTCATCCGGATGTGGGACATATTTAAGGATCTTGGTCTTTCGTTCTGCCTGATCTGGGGCGGATGCCTTGTGGTCAGCGGCATTATGCTCAAACTGCTGCTACGGTCGCTGGACCTTATCCGGGCCCAGGCCGAAGCCATCGAGGAAAACCGGTTTATCATCAATCCCCATGTGCCGTTTACCACGGAGTTTAAGAAGGTGGCACTGCAGATGAATAAGATGGTGGGGACGGTTCAGAATAATTACGACCGTTCCCTGGAAACCATAAAGGAGGCCAAGCGGCTCAGGTTCCGTGACCGGGTGACCGGGTTGTATAACAAAACCTATTTTGTGAACCGGATTGAGGCCTATATGAGTTCCCAGGAGGCGGTTTCCCGGGGGGAGGCCGCCCTGGTCGGCCTGGACGGCCTGGTGGAACTGAAGGGGACGGCCGGCTATGAAATCAGCGAAGCATTTATAAAAGAGGCGGCAGAGGTGATTGAGACGACTGCGGCCCATATTGACGGGCAGGTGGTCACCCGGCTCAACCATACGGAGTTGGGGCTTATTCTGCCCGGTATCGGCGGAAATGAGGCCATGGAGATTGTGGTGAATGCCCTGGCCGGAATCTGGGAAAAAATCGGGGCGGACACGGCCCTGTCGGATCACATCAGGATATCGGCGGGGCTGGCGGCCTACCATTATGAAGAGGGGGCATCAAGGATTTTTTCCAAGCTGGATTATGCCGCCACCCAGGCAAAGAATTCTTCCCGTACCCGTCCTTTCCATTTCCGGGAGGAACGGGACTGCCTCATGGGCCGCCAGGAATGGAAAGCGTTGATCCGGAACACCCTGGACCTGGACCGGTTTGTCTTCCTATGCCAGCCGGTCCGCACCGGGGAGGGCCCGGTTTTTCACAAAGAGATATTTATTGCCATAACCGATGAACTGGGCGCTTTGAAACGGGCTGGCTTTTTTATGCCCACGGCAACGGAACTGGGTCTGGCGCAGGAGATTGACCGGCATGTCATCGGCCGGATGGCCGGCCTGCTTGAAGAGAGCGCCGGCGATGGTACGGTATACAGCATTAATATCAGTACGGATTTCATTGGGAAAAGAAGTGCATTGATCTGGGCCAGGCAATTTTTATCCGGCCATAAGCACCTGGCGGACCGGCTCTTTTTTGAGATTTCAGAAAGCGCCCTGGTCAGGTATCCGGAGATCTGCCTGGATTATGCCGGCCTGCTTAGGGGCATGGGGTTTAAGCTTGGCATTGATAATTTTACCATAGGAGATGAGTCCCTGGCCATGCTCCAGCAGCTCACCCCGGCCTATATCAAATCCGATGCCGCATGCCTGTACGATGCCCGGGACCCCTCCCGGTCTAAAATTGCGCTGGGCATGCTGCAGACCATGGCCGAAAGCCTGGATATCCGGCTCATCGGTACCAGAATAGAAACCTTAGATCAGCTTGAAGACCTTAAGGCCGCAGGCATCCGGTATTTCCAGGGAGATCATGTGGGCGGGATTCAGGCACTGGAGCAGGATGCCGGATAA
- a CDS encoding transglutaminase-like cysteine peptidase, whose amino-acid sequence MRKTRIGFAVAVLCLFSGILWGTDSLFYVKPERLDRYEKTYGPRAVKRLNALLKLMNTRQDNSEREKLDAVNRFFNQVPYRSDIKAWGKTDFWASRLEFLGKGMGDCEDYAVAKYLTLIQLGVPQEKLFMTYVRARGFARAAHMVVSYYTDRRAVPLVLDNYDKRILPATQRKDLVPVYSFTGRDLFLQKQKGLGKRVDPSRVKSLKRLRSIDLEIHKG is encoded by the coding sequence ATGAGAAAGACCCGGATTGGTTTTGCCGTTGCCGTACTCTGTCTGTTCTCCGGAATACTCTGGGGAACAGATTCCCTGTTTTACGTTAAGCCGGAGCGATTGGACCGGTATGAGAAAACCTATGGACCAAGAGCGGTAAAACGCCTCAATGCCCTGCTGAAATTAATGAATACCCGGCAGGACAATTCGGAACGGGAAAAGCTGGATGCGGTAAACCGGTTTTTCAACCAGGTGCCATACAGGAGCGATATCAAGGCATGGGGGAAAACCGATTTTTGGGCCTCACGGCTGGAGTTCCTGGGCAAGGGCATGGGAGACTGCGAAGATTACGCCGTGGCCAAATACCTGACCCTGATTCAGCTGGGGGTTCCCCAGGAAAAACTGTTCATGACCTATGTCCGCGCCAGGGGATTTGCCCGGGCCGCCCATATGGTGGTGTCGTATTATACGGACCGCAGAGCGGTTCCCCTGGTTTTGGATAATTACGATAAACGGATTCTGCCGGCCACCCAGAGAAAAGACCTGGTTCCCGTTTACAGCTTCACCGGCCGGGACCTGTTTCTCCAAAAGCAGAAGGGGCTGGGGAAACGGGTTGACCCGTCAAGGGTGAAAAGCCTGAAGCGGCTGAGATCCATTGATCTTGAAATACACAAGGGATGA
- a CDS encoding TolC family outer membrane protein, with the protein MEALSLDQALKTAAGTNPQIKEALEDYQSIVAERKIARKGYRPTLGVEAYTGPKYTNGVPTGFESDKLWENSATAYIRQNLFEGFGTQSYIDETEARIKSAAYNVLNTANTVFLGVAEAYVNVLNARDQVAIAEKNVLTQARILKQIKERSDSGFGRASDLTNSESRLALSRGNYISRQQDLNQALTKFHRLYGRVLTPEQFIMPETNYALPENVQEAVDTAFGNHPALGVARYNIIVRKFSRERAKSALWPRLDLYLSSNIRQDTGGERGETKDFGAALQLKYELYDGGARYGEIEKNYRRMLKEYQKAYDERRNVNEMVRLAWNIQVAEKNKKDFLTEHVRLSRKTLDEFIEEFHAGKRDLLEILDMEIEFYRAQSSLIESDYAYLLAYYRTVQAIGTLLGEFNSDLSEAVGLTNEPGFDIRSCGELAGEMGIDGVVTDQDGDAVDDCGDQCDNTAEGAGLEAFGCSKIDPSESGYDIPKELKPYIQN; encoded by the coding sequence ATGGAGGCGTTGAGCCTTGACCAGGCCCTGAAAACCGCCGCAGGGACAAACCCCCAGATCAAGGAGGCCCTGGAAGATTACCAGAGCATTGTGGCGGAACGGAAAATCGCCAGAAAGGGATACCGGCCGACCCTGGGGGTTGAGGCGTATACCGGCCCTAAATATACCAACGGCGTGCCCACTGGTTTTGAGTCGGACAAGCTGTGGGAGAATTCCGCCACCGCCTATATCCGCCAGAACCTGTTCGAAGGGTTCGGCACCCAGTCTTATATCGACGAAACCGAAGCCCGGATCAAATCCGCGGCCTACAATGTTTTGAATACAGCAAATACGGTGTTTCTCGGTGTGGCAGAGGCCTATGTCAACGTGCTTAACGCCAGGGACCAGGTGGCCATTGCCGAGAAAAATGTGTTGACCCAGGCCAGAATTCTTAAACAAATCAAGGAGCGGTCGGATTCCGGGTTTGGCAGGGCGTCGGACCTGACCAATTCCGAGTCCCGCCTGGCCCTTTCCCGGGGCAATTATATTTCCCGGCAGCAGGACCTTAACCAGGCATTGACCAAGTTCCACCGCCTTTACGGCCGGGTGCTCACCCCGGAGCAGTTCATCATGCCCGAGACCAATTATGCCCTGCCGGAAAACGTCCAGGAGGCTGTTGACACCGCCTTTGGCAATCATCCCGCCCTTGGGGTGGCACGGTACAATATCATTGTGCGCAAATTTTCCAGGGAAAGGGCAAAGTCTGCATTATGGCCCAGGCTGGATCTCTATCTCAGTTCCAATATCCGGCAGGATACCGGAGGGGAACGGGGGGAAACCAAGGATTTCGGCGCCGCGCTTCAGCTGAAATATGAGCTTTACGACGGCGGGGCAAGATACGGAGAGATTGAGAAAAATTACAGGCGGATGCTCAAGGAATACCAAAAGGCCTATGACGAGCGCAGAAATGTCAATGAAATGGTCCGTCTGGCCTGGAACATCCAGGTGGCTGAAAAGAATAAGAAAGATTTTCTCACTGAGCATGTCCGCCTGAGCCGGAAAACCCTTGACGAGTTCATTGAAGAGTTCCATGCCGGCAAACGGGACCTTCTCGAAATCCTGGATATGGAAATCGAGTTTTACAGGGCCCAGTCCTCTCTCATTGAATCTGATTATGCCTATCTTTTGGCATACTACAGGACGGTTCAGGCCATCGGCACCCTGCTCGGCGAATTCAATTCCGATCTTTCCGAAGCGGTCGGCCTTACAAATGAGCCTGGGTTTGATATCCGTTCCTGCGGCGAGCTGGCCGGCGAAATGGGAATCGATGGGGTCGTGACGGACCAGGACGGAGACGCCGTGGACGACTGCGGAGACCAGTGCGATAATACTGCAGAAGGCGCGGGCCTCGAAGCCTTTGGCTGCAGCAAGATCGACCCTTCCGAATCCGGTTATGACATACCCAAGGAACTTAAACCCTATATCCAGAATTAA
- a CDS encoding endonuclease III, which produces MAVDISRFLEILKVEVAGYTVPVVDLIAVQTRSPFKVLVATILSARTKDDVTAKASERLFRAAPDAESLSRLTEARIQKLIFPVGFYKSKAGYLAKLPKALAAFGGNVPDEIADLITLPGVGRKTANLVRAVAFDKDAICVDTHVHRIMNIWGYVKTRTPLETEMALRKKLPRQHWRTVNGILVAFGQGTCRPVGPHCDVCILGTDCPKKGVTPRKTR; this is translated from the coding sequence ATGGCTGTTGATATTTCCAGGTTTTTAGAGATCCTTAAGGTAGAGGTGGCCGGTTATACCGTGCCCGTGGTTGATCTCATCGCCGTTCAGACCCGGTCTCCCTTCAAGGTCCTGGTGGCCACCATCCTTTCTGCCCGGACCAAGGACGATGTAACGGCAAAGGCATCTGAACGGCTCTTTCGGGCGGCTCCCGACGCCGAATCCCTTTCCCGCCTGACCGAGGCCCGTATCCAGAAATTAATTTTCCCGGTGGGGTTCTACAAGTCCAAGGCCGGGTATCTGGCAAAGCTCCCCAAAGCCCTGGCGGCATTCGGCGGAAATGTCCCTGATGAAATCGCGGATTTGATCACCCTTCCCGGGGTGGGGCGAAAAACCGCTAACCTGGTCCGGGCTGTGGCCTTTGACAAAGATGCCATTTGCGTGGATACCCATGTCCACCGGATCATGAATATCTGGGGATACGTAAAGACCAGAACGCCCCTGGAAACCGAAATGGCCTTGCGGAAGAAACTGCCGCGTCAACACTGGCGAACGGTCAACGGCATACTGGTCGCTTTCGGCCAGGGCACCTGCCGCCCGGTGGGGCCCCATTGCGATGTCTGCATCCTCGGCACCGACTGTCCTAAAAAAGGGGTAACCCCAAGAAAAACCAGATAA
- a CDS encoding DUF554 domain-containing protein, producing the protein MLGTFVNCLAILAGTAVGMLFRNGIPERYNLTVMQAVALSVMLIGIKSALGCPDLLVIIISLAAGALIGEFIGIEAHLKRLGDFLERKFSKPSSGEASLSAAFVTASLLFCVGSMAIVGSLESGLTGNHSTLFAKSFLDGITSIILTASLGVGVGLSALAVLVYQGAITLAAGIMKPFLIPSVVSQMSATGGLLILAIGLNMLREKKIAVGNMLPAIFLPLIYYLATTLFA; encoded by the coding sequence ATGCTGGGAACCTTTGTAAACTGCCTGGCCATCCTGGCCGGGACCGCCGTGGGGATGCTGTTTCGCAACGGCATCCCCGAACGGTATAATCTCACCGTTATGCAGGCCGTGGCCCTTTCCGTTATGCTCATCGGCATCAAAAGTGCCCTGGGCTGCCCCGACCTGCTCGTTATCATCATCAGCCTGGCCGCCGGTGCCCTGATCGGGGAATTCATCGGTATAGAAGCCCATCTCAAGCGGCTGGGAGATTTCCTGGAACGCAAGTTCTCCAAACCCAGTTCCGGAGAGGCCTCACTGTCTGCCGCATTTGTCACCGCATCCCTGCTTTTCTGCGTGGGCTCCATGGCCATTGTGGGGTCCCTTGAGAGCGGTCTGACCGGCAACCACAGCACCCTTTTTGCCAAGTCCTTTCTGGACGGGATTACCTCCATCATCCTCACCGCATCCCTTGGGGTGGGGGTGGGGCTGTCCGCCCTGGCCGTGCTGGTTTACCAGGGGGCCATTACCCTGGCCGCCGGCATCATGAAGCCCTTTCTGATTCCTTCGGTGGTCAGCCAGATGTCCGCCACCGGCGGCCTGCTCATCCTGGCCATCGGTCTGAATATGCTTCGGGAGAAAAAGATCGCCGTGGGCAATATGCTGCCGGCCATTTTTCTGCCCCTCATCTATTACCTGGCCACCACGCTCTTTGCCTGA
- a CDS encoding phosphoribosylformylglycinamidine synthase subunit PurQ encodes MKTVKALILTGFGLNCDNETALAFEKAGAQAHRVHINTLISGEERLENYHILAFGGGFSWGDDHGAGVIQALKLKNNIGKDLLDFVAAGKLVIGICNGFQALVNLGLLPGLDNDYTKRSVAITFNDCGNFRDHWVRLAPNGESPCVFTRGLDAVDYPIRHGEGKFVADPAVIDRLIENNQVVFQYAHADGKPANGAFPANPNGAMADIAGICDPTGRIFGLMPHPEAYNHFTNHPDWPRQKEQAKRQGKTPGGDVVTGIRLFENGVEYIKATLL; translated from the coding sequence ATGAAAACGGTAAAGGCGCTGATACTGACCGGTTTCGGCCTGAACTGCGACAATGAAACCGCCCTGGCCTTTGAAAAGGCGGGGGCCCAGGCCCACAGGGTGCATATCAACACGTTGATTTCAGGAGAAGAACGCCTGGAAAACTACCATATCCTGGCCTTCGGCGGCGGCTTTTCCTGGGGCGACGACCACGGCGCCGGGGTGATCCAGGCCCTGAAGCTGAAAAATAATATCGGCAAAGACCTGCTGGATTTCGTGGCGGCCGGAAAGCTGGTCATCGGTATCTGCAACGGGTTCCAGGCCCTGGTGAACCTGGGTCTGCTGCCCGGGCTGGACAATGACTACACCAAAAGATCCGTTGCCATCACCTTTAACGACTGCGGCAATTTCAGGGACCACTGGGTCCGCCTGGCACCCAACGGGGAGAGCCCCTGTGTGTTTACCAGGGGCCTTGATGCAGTGGATTATCCCATCCGCCACGGGGAGGGTAAATTTGTGGCCGACCCGGCCGTGATCGACCGGCTCATTGAAAACAACCAGGTGGTCTTCCAGTATGCCCATGCCGACGGGAAACCGGCCAATGGCGCGTTCCCGGCCAACCCCAACGGGGCCATGGCCGATATCGCCGGGATCTGCGATCCCACGGGCCGTATTTTCGGACTCATGCCCCATCCAGAAGCCTACAACCATTTCACCAACCATCCGGACTGGCCCCGGCAAAAAGAGCAGGCCAAACGCCAGGGGAAAACCCCGGGCGGTGATGTGGTGACGGGCATCCGGCTGTTTGAAAACGGAGTGGAATATATTAAAGCGACCCTTCTCTAG